A section of the Pseudanabaena mucicola str. Chao 1806 genome encodes:
- a CDS encoding DUF3611 family protein: MPRELKSAKKEEDNSDVSPNVLRVVLAFRRWGWTSFWTQVVLCVVSSVVLLQLFLFPKVTPTGVNTGLDTSPATLPGLSFAWVGIAVLGASIFWNYRYTQMATKLRSPDRPTKSQTIFQIKIGLMINLIGMLVTFFGAFGIIGALTLRSGQGQAILPGSGSYNSVIQPLDFQIIQASFNILFAHFVGLVTSLWLLNRATDKPNRE; this comes from the coding sequence ATGCCCAGAGAACTAAAAAGCGCTAAAAAAGAAGAAGATAACAGCGATGTGTCCCCAAATGTGTTGCGTGTCGTTTTAGCCTTTCGTCGCTGGGGATGGACTTCTTTTTGGACACAAGTGGTTTTGTGTGTAGTTTCTTCGGTGGTGCTATTACAACTATTTTTGTTCCCAAAAGTTACTCCAACTGGGGTAAACACAGGTTTAGACACTAGCCCTGCCACATTGCCAGGGCTGAGTTTTGCGTGGGTGGGCATTGCAGTCTTAGGGGCAAGTATTTTCTGGAATTATCGCTATACACAAATGGCAACTAAGCTGCGATCGCCTGATCGACCCACCAAAAGCCAAACTATTTTTCAAATTAAAATTGGTCTAATGATCAATTTAATTGGTATGCTCGTTACCTTTTTTGGTGCTTTTGGTATTATTGGCGCATTAACCCTCAGATCAGGTCAGGGACAAGCCATATTACCGGGGTCGGGCAGCTACAACTCAGTAATCCAGCCTCTCGACTTTCAAATTATTCAGGCCAGTTTCAATATTCTATTTGCTCACTTTGTCGGCTTAGTTACGTCACTCTGGTTACTCAATCGCGCTACCGATAAGCCTAATCGCGAATAA
- the thiD gene encoding bifunctional hydroxymethylpyrimidine kinase/phosphomethylpyrimidine kinase yields the protein MTKFNTSQIPIAMTIAGSDSGGGAGIQADLRTFAFHCVHGTSVLTCITAQNTQGVTRVDAMSPESVSAQFEAVMVDMRVGAIKTGMLLNQEIIKTVVKKLVAFGFGNVVVDPVMVSRAGAQLLDDDAVKTIREQLIPLAAITTPNRYEAQILADMEIHTLEDMQTSAQKIYKLGARSVLVKGGGFTNELKALDVWFDGDRLDVLQTEVIDTPHTHGTGCTLSAAIAANLALGKPHLQAVQDAKNYVTEALKYALAIGQGQGPVGHFYPLLNRG from the coding sequence ATGACTAAATTTAATACTTCACAAATACCGATCGCGATGACAATCGCTGGTTCGGATAGTGGCGGCGGTGCGGGGATACAGGCTGACCTCCGCACCTTTGCCTTTCATTGTGTGCATGGAACGAGTGTACTCACCTGCATCACGGCTCAAAATACACAGGGGGTAACGCGAGTCGATGCCATGTCACCCGAATCCGTATCAGCACAATTTGAAGCGGTGATGGTGGATATGCGTGTGGGAGCTATCAAAACGGGGATGCTACTCAATCAAGAGATAATTAAAACCGTTGTCAAGAAACTAGTTGCTTTTGGCTTTGGAAATGTGGTGGTCGATCCAGTGATGGTGTCACGGGCGGGAGCACAATTGTTAGATGATGATGCCGTGAAAACGATCCGTGAGCAGTTAATTCCTCTGGCGGCAATCACCACACCTAATCGCTATGAAGCTCAAATTCTCGCAGATATGGAAATTCACACATTGGAGGATATGCAAACATCGGCTCAGAAAATTTATAAATTAGGGGCAAGATCGGTTTTAGTCAAGGGGGGCGGCTTTACCAACGAACTGAAGGCTCTCGATGTGTGGTTTGATGGCGATCGCCTAGATGTTTTGCAGACAGAAGTAATTGATACACCGCATACTCATGGTACTGGCTGTACTTTGTCCGCCGCGATCGCCGCAAATTTGGCTTTGGGGAAACCACACTTGCAAGCAGTTCAAGATGCAAAGAATTATGTGACTGAAGCTTTGAAATATGCTTTAGCGATCGGGCAGGGACAGGGGCCAGTTGGACATTTCTATCCGTTACTTAATCGTGGGTAG
- a CDS encoding GNAT family N-acetyltransferase translates to MQIRLAVEADLPAIIEIYNAAIPTRLATADLEPISVESRRAWFRSHGDHYPVWVMTIGSHDIQSDQNAQIIGWLSLQMFYGRPAYHKTAEISIYIAPNYQGKGIGKKLLDHAIANCPKLNISKLVGFVFAHNSASHRLFSSFGFEEWGFLPQIAELDGVEHSLIIFGKTLF, encoded by the coding sequence ATGCAAATTCGGTTAGCAGTAGAGGCGGATTTACCAGCAATTATTGAGATCTATAATGCAGCCATCCCTACCCGTCTTGCGACTGCCGACCTTGAACCAATTTCCGTTGAGAGCCGCCGTGCTTGGTTTCGATCGCATGGCGATCACTATCCCGTTTGGGTAATGACCATCGGTAGTCATGATATTCAAAGTGACCAAAATGCACAAATCATTGGCTGGCTAAGCTTGCAGATGTTTTATGGTCGTCCAGCCTATCACAAGACCGCCGAAATCAGTATTTATATAGCTCCTAACTATCAAGGCAAAGGAATTGGGAAAAAGTTGCTAGATCATGCGATCGCTAATTGTCCCAAGCTCAATATCTCTAAACTTGTGGGCTTTGTCTTTGCTCATAATTCTGCAAGTCATCGTTTATTTAGCAGTTTTGGCTTTGAGGAGTGGGGATTTTTACCGCAAATTGCAGAATTAGATGGCGTAGAGCACAGCTTAATTATTTTCGGCAAAACTTTGTTCTAA
- a CDS encoding Mo-dependent nitrogenase C-terminal domain-containing protein, with protein sequence MKTDHPTYTQEQISAWLRGLMSVALADNDYSDQERTLFDQISHSDEWGEEIPISSFEPISTQELADALGSDRKVGQNFLRMAVMMALADGKYTDTEDRVIQEFCTALDQEITPINELRIKLEAASHHEEHHPDLLEPVKEWLDHMDIHDSRLANLICKVIPAQCPFERDVVLFGRKIMHIPAMCEINPLYDQLVGLRFRSLSYLAEKGEDVSKYC encoded by the coding sequence ATGAAAACAGATCATCCGACTTATACACAAGAGCAGATTTCAGCTTGGTTGCGGGGACTCATGAGCGTGGCTCTCGCGGACAATGACTATAGCGATCAAGAGCGTACCCTTTTCGATCAGATCAGCCATAGTGATGAATGGGGAGAGGAAATTCCCATTTCTAGTTTTGAACCAATTAGCACCCAAGAACTGGCTGATGCGTTGGGTAGCGATCGCAAGGTGGGGCAGAATTTTTTGCGAATGGCAGTGATGATGGCACTTGCTGACGGCAAATATACAGATACAGAAGATCGCGTTATTCAAGAATTTTGTACAGCCCTTGATCAAGAAATAACACCAATCAACGAATTACGGATCAAGCTGGAAGCTGCCTCACACCATGAAGAGCATCATCCTGATTTGCTTGAGCCTGTCAAGGAATGGCTCGACCATATGGATATCCATGATTCCCGACTAGCCAACTTAATCTGTAAAGTTATTCCAGCTCAATGCCCTTTCGAGCGTGATGTTGTCTTATTTGGCCGCAAAATTATGCACATTCCCGCCATGTGCGAAATTAACCCCCTATACGATCAACTCGTAGGACTACGTTTTCGATCGCTTAGTTATCTCGCAGAAAAAGGTGAAGATGTCTCAAAATATTGTTAA
- a CDS encoding LmeA family phospholipid-binding protein — protein MELFAGLLTTVLGIAGAPGIAIDKIATDFLRGQIVRADVLEVRVDNAPNYQILLGNVDRIRVAGRGVYVLEFLRIDAIDLETDPISIDPNVLQSGKVFLRRPLQATVRVVLRSEDINNALRSPTIQSSFKNLSIDISGTNKGKAETLDLVNPEVTFLEGDRIRLSAFLQSQPTPSKPKPIPLNVSVNAELKTIGGTRLQIINPKIELEGTPIPEKIANVFAQGLNRVLDLRQLESKGIMARVLKLELTEGKMQVIGFAKMDSIPNQ, from the coding sequence ATGGAATTATTTGCTGGGTTACTCACAACAGTGTTAGGTATAGCAGGCGCACCTGGAATCGCGATCGACAAAATCGCGACGGATTTTTTGCGTGGTCAGATTGTACGAGCAGATGTTTTAGAGGTACGTGTTGATAATGCTCCAAATTACCAGATTTTGTTAGGTAATGTTGATCGCATTCGAGTTGCAGGTCGAGGAGTGTACGTTTTAGAATTTCTCCGCATCGATGCGATTGATTTAGAAACTGATCCCATTAGTATCGATCCAAATGTGTTGCAATCTGGGAAAGTGTTCTTACGCCGTCCGTTACAAGCTACTGTGCGTGTAGTGTTGCGCTCCGAAGATATCAATAATGCTCTGCGATCGCCAACGATTCAATCTTCTTTTAAAAACCTTAGCATTGATATTTCAGGAACGAATAAAGGCAAAGCTGAAACTCTCGATCTCGTTAATCCAGAAGTAACTTTTTTAGAAGGCGATCGCATTCGTCTATCAGCATTCCTACAATCTCAGCCAACTCCCTCAAAGCCAAAACCAATACCACTTAATGTATCAGTTAATGCAGAACTAAAAACTATTGGTGGCACTAGATTACAAATTATTAACCCTAAAATAGAACTAGAGGGAACACCTATTCCAGAAAAAATTGCTAATGTCTTTGCCCAAGGCTTAAATCGGGTACTCGATCTGCGACAATTAGAAAGTAAAGGAATTATGGCTAGAGTTCTCAAACTAGAGCTAACTGAAGGAAAAATGCAGGTGATTGGATTTGCCAAAATGGATTCTATTCCTAATCAATAA
- a CDS encoding putative 2OG-Fe(II) oxygenase, translated as MIIFPSWLNHGVEANLSDEDRLCISFNLSMTYRT; from the coding sequence ATGATTATTTTCCCAAGTTGGCTCAATCATGGAGTAGAAGCAAATCTCAGCGATGAAGATCGACTGTGCATCAGTTTTAATCTCAGCATGACCTATCGAACTTAA